One window of the Amycolatopsis mediterranei genome contains the following:
- a CDS encoding TetR/AcrR family transcriptional regulator, translated as MATKTAADTRERILEAAAALLAAEGRDGLSTRAVSAAAGVQPPALYRLFGDKDGLLDAVAAYGFDEYLKSKRTMGSTDNPVEDLRRGWDLHIEFGLSRPEFYVLMYGDARPGRTSPAAREAEAMLRAIVERVAAAGRLRVSVERAARLTHAAGMGVVLTQLATPEDERDPELSETARETVLARILTGTPEPQGSDLPERAIALRAGLEGATALTNAERILLAEWLDRIADA; from the coding sequence ATGGCAACAAAGACGGCGGCGGACACCCGAGAGCGCATCCTCGAAGCGGCAGCGGCTCTGCTCGCAGCAGAGGGCCGCGACGGTCTGTCGACCCGGGCGGTCAGCGCGGCGGCGGGCGTCCAGCCACCGGCGCTGTACCGGTTGTTCGGCGACAAGGACGGCCTGCTCGACGCGGTAGCAGCGTACGGCTTCGACGAGTACCTGAAGAGCAAGCGCACAATGGGCTCGACGGACAACCCGGTCGAGGACCTCCGCCGAGGCTGGGACTTGCACATCGAGTTCGGCCTGTCCCGCCCGGAGTTCTACGTGCTGATGTACGGAGACGCCCGCCCGGGCCGCACCTCACCGGCGGCTCGCGAAGCGGAGGCAATGTTGCGAGCGATCGTCGAGCGAGTAGCGGCGGCGGGCCGCCTGAGGGTGAGCGTGGAGCGAGCGGCCAGGCTCACGCACGCGGCGGGGATGGGAGTGGTGCTGACCCAGCTGGCAACACCGGAGGACGAGCGCGACCCCGAGCTATCGGAGACGGCCCGCGAGACGGTATTGGCCCGCATCCTGACCGGCACACCGGAGCCGCAGGGATCAGACCTGCCGGAGCGAGCAATCGCACTACGGGCAGGCCTCGAAGGCGCAACGGCACTCACCAACGCCGAGCGCATCCTGCTGGCAGAGTGGCTGGACCGCATCGCGGACGCGTAG